The following proteins are co-located in the Dyadobacter chenwenxiniae genome:
- a CDS encoding single-stranded DNA-binding protein, protein MAGSVNKVILIGNLGSDPEVRYLESGSAVAKFNIATTESYTNKSGERVDNTEWHRIELWEGLAKVAEKYLKKGNQVYIEGRIRTDSWTDKEGQQRTGVTIRANSMTLLGGPAGSGGGGEGNNGGYAQQSSAPRSGQAPRSSDPIPPSLAAGNDDDDLPF, encoded by the coding sequence ATGGCAGGAAGTGTTAACAAGGTCATTTTAATAGGCAATCTGGGCAGCGACCCGGAAGTGAGATATCTGGAAAGCGGCTCAGCAGTTGCTAAGTTCAACATTGCCACCACAGAGTCATACACCAACAAAAGCGGCGAACGCGTCGATAATACAGAATGGCACCGCATTGAGCTTTGGGAAGGATTAGCCAAAGTCGCTGAGAAATATTTGAAAAAAGGCAATCAGGTCTACATTGAAGGTCGAATCCGCACCGATAGCTGGACGGACAAGGAAGGTCAGCAAAGAACGGGCGTTACGATCCGTGCGAACAGCATGACATTGCTAGGCGGTCCCGCTGGCTCCGGAGGCGGCGGAGAAGGAAATAATGGCGGTTATGCGCAGCAATCTTCTGCACCACGTTCAGGCCAGGCACCAAGATCATCGGACCCGATCCCGCCGTCACTGGCAGCTGGTAATGATGATGACGACCTGCCGTTCTGA
- a CDS encoding Gfo/Idh/MocA family protein — MQKIAMLGSGFIGRFYAESIHGQRGRDRVVAIYARRDESAQKFAKDYGCDFWSTNMEEVIAHPDVNMVCIALPNNIHEEAVLLCAKHKKAVVSTKPLGRNGAEALRMMKAAEEAGIFAGYLEDLCYTPKFLKSLESVKNGSLGRIIWAKSREAHPGPHSEWFWDIEQAGGGCILDLGCHCIEISRNFIGKDIKPVEVMCWADTQVKPIDAEDHAIALVKYENGAIGQFEVSWTFRGGMDLRDEVMGTEGTIWINNFLRTGFEMFTTGQNAEGKGEDYVAEKAESNTGWLFPVGDEVNDLGYNHMFTDMFNAVENSSEPAETFYDGYIVNAVIDAAYKSAKTKLWEKVELPVWRGREGVTKPSNYTSYNEDYYLIKQEMTHDGRNKLILKHKITGKISEQDV; from the coding sequence ATGCAGAAAATTGCAATGTTAGGTTCCGGTTTTATCGGACGATTTTATGCTGAATCCATTCATGGACAGCGGGGCCGGGATAGGGTTGTTGCAATTTACGCGCGACGGGATGAAAGCGCCCAAAAGTTCGCAAAGGATTACGGCTGCGATTTTTGGTCAACTAATATGGAAGAAGTGATTGCCCATCCGGATGTGAATATGGTGTGCATTGCATTGCCTAACAACATTCATGAAGAAGCAGTTTTGCTTTGTGCAAAGCATAAAAAGGCAGTTGTTTCCACCAAACCTTTGGGACGTAACGGGGCCGAAGCATTGCGCATGATGAAAGCAGCCGAGGAAGCCGGGATTTTCGCCGGTTATCTGGAAGATCTTTGTTACACACCTAAATTCCTGAAATCACTGGAAAGCGTGAAAAACGGCTCATTAGGAAGGATAATTTGGGCAAAATCCCGCGAAGCGCACCCGGGCCCGCATAGCGAATGGTTTTGGGACATTGAGCAAGCCGGAGGCGGCTGCATTCTGGATCTGGGCTGTCATTGCATTGAAATATCACGCAATTTTATTGGAAAGGACATTAAGCCCGTTGAAGTCATGTGCTGGGCAGATACGCAGGTGAAACCCATTGATGCAGAGGATCATGCGATCGCATTGGTCAAATACGAAAACGGCGCGATAGGACAGTTTGAAGTGAGCTGGACTTTTCGCGGCGGCATGGACTTACGCGATGAAGTAATGGGAACGGAGGGCACGATCTGGATCAATAATTTCCTGAGAACCGGTTTTGAAATGTTCACCACAGGTCAGAATGCGGAAGGAAAAGGAGAGGATTATGTGGCCGAGAAAGCCGAAAGCAACACGGGCTGGCTGTTTCCGGTGGGTGACGAGGTGAATGACTTAGGTTATAACCATATGTTTACCGATATGTTTAATGCAGTGGAAAATAGCAGTGAGCCGGCGGAAACTTTTTATGACGGTTACATTGTGAATGCGGTCATTGATGCAGCTTACAAATCGGCGAAAACCAAGCTTTGGGAAAAAGTAGAGCTTCCTGTTTGGCGGGGCAGGGAAGGTGTGACCAAGCCGTCCAATTACACGTCTTATAATGAAGATTATTATTTGATCAAACAGGAAATGACGCACGACGGCCGGAATAAATTAATTCTTAAACATAAAATTACCGGCAAAATCAGCGAACAGGATGTTTAA